In Crassostrea angulata isolate pt1a10 chromosome 6, ASM2561291v2, whole genome shotgun sequence, a genomic segment contains:
- the LOC128187812 gene encoding transcription elongation factor SPT4-like, whose protein sequence is MSLETVPKDQRNLRACLLCSLVKTLEQFEYDGCDNCEEYLRLKNNRERVYDCTSSNFDGLIALMGPEDSWVAKWQRIGRFVKGCYAISVTGRLHPSTVRDLKSKGVYYRSRDTSLKT, encoded by the exons ATGTCACTTGAAACGGTTCCTAAAGACCAGAGAAATTTAAGGGCTTGTCTTTTATGTTCTTTGGTTAAG acaCTAGAGCAATTTGAGTATGATGGCTGTGATAATTGTGAGGAATATCTCCGATTAAAGAACAACAGGGAACGCGTCTACGACTGCACCAGCTCCAACTTCGATGG ATTAATTGCTTTAATGGGTCCAGAGGACAGCTGGGTGGCCAAGTGGCAGCGAATTG GTAGATTTGTTAAGGGGTGCTATGCCATATCTGTGACTGGTCGACTCCACCCCAGCACCGTCAGGGACCTCAAAAGTAAAGGCGTGTATTACCGGTCAAGAGACACCAGTCTGAAGACATGA